One genomic segment of Sminthopsis crassicaudata isolate SCR6 chromosome 2, ASM4859323v1, whole genome shotgun sequence includes these proteins:
- the LOC141554911 gene encoding indoleamine 2,3-dioxygenase 1-like isoform X2, producing the protein MDLLENPLEHPEKFHISEDLGFILEDPLEELPDRYQLWVKLAKNLSSLVEKGQFRKEAEQVLPRNIAVPFCDLSKKLGLPPIMVYADCVLANWKKKDPLGSMTYDNMDTLFAFPGGDCSKGFFLVSLLVEKAAASAMKIIPDIFEAVRKKNLESLKESLQSVASSVSEAHKMFQLVHEHVNPNDFFNVLRVFLAGWKNSSLLPKGLIYEGVSETPMEFAGGSAAQSSIMQCFDALLGIQHTTENDEKSAKYLEEMRNYMPLPHKIFLEAVASHSSVRDFVSSSGDTQLKKAYNECVKALVHIRNYHLQVVNKYIITPSSEQESAKGQKSSDDEVKGTGGTHLLVFLRSVRDTTKQALLEES; encoded by the exons ATGGATCTCCTGGAGAACCCATTAGAACACCCAGAGAAATTTCACATTTCAGAAGATTTGGGCTTTATTCTGGAAGATCCATTG GAGGAACTGCCTGATCGCTACCAGCTCTGGGTAAAGCTTGCAAAAAATCTGTCCTCTCTGGTGGAGAAAGGTCAATTTCGGAAAGAAGCTGAGCAG GTGCTGCCCAGGAATATTGCTGTCCCTTTCTGTGATCTCTCAAAGAAACTCGGCTTACCTCCAATAATGGTGTATGCAGACTGTGTTTTGGCAAACTGGAAGAAAAAGGATCCCTTAGG GTCTATGACTTATGa CAACATGGACACTCTATTTGCATTTCCTGGTGGGGATTGCAGCAAAGGATTCTTCCTAGTTTCTTTACTGGTTGAAAAAGCAGCTGCTTCTGCGATGAAG ATAATTCCAGATATATTTGAAGCAGTCAGAAAAAAGAACTTGGAGTCCCTCAAAGAAAGTCTCCAATCTGTGGCCTCCTCTGTTTCTGAGGCACATAAAATGTTCCAACTTGTTCATG AACATGTGAATCCCAATGACTTTTTCAATGTTCTTCGTGTCTTCTTGGCTGG TTGGAAGAATAGCTCATTGTTGCCAAAGGGCCTGATATATGAAGGGGTGTCAGAGACACCCATGGAGTTCGCTGGGGGAAGTGCTGCCCAAAGCAGCATCATGCAGTGTTTTGATGCCCTGCTGGGGATCCAACATACCACTGAAAATG aTGAAAAGAGTGCTAAATACCTTGAGGAAATGAGGAACTACATGCCATTACCTCACAAGATCTTTCTTGAGGCAGTTGCCTCTCACTCATCTGTTAGAGATTTTGTCAGCTCCAGTGGTGATACTCAGCTGAAGAAGGCCTATAATGAATGTGTAAAGGCTCTAGTTCATATCAGGAACTATCATCTTCAAGTGGTGAACAAGTATATTATAACTCCATCAAGTGAACAGGAGAGTGCAAAAGGGCAGAAATCATCAGATGATGAGGTGAAAGGAACAGGTGGCACACACCTTTTGGTTTTCCTTAGGTCTGTAAGGGATACAACTAAGCAAGCTCTTTTGGAAGAGAGctaa
- the LOC141554911 gene encoding indoleamine 2,3-dioxygenase 1-like isoform X1: MDLLENPLEHPEKFHISEDLGFILEDPLEELPDRYQLWVKLAKNLSSLVEKGQFRKEAEQLPELSIDQLQEYKEQRLAHLALSVITMGYVWQDNNVKEVLPRNIAVPFCDLSKKLGLPPIMVYADCVLANWKKKDPLGSMTYDNMDTLFAFPGGDCSKGFFLVSLLVEKAAASAMKIIPDIFEAVRKKNLESLKESLQSVASSVSEAHKMFQLVHEHVNPNDFFNVLRVFLAGWKNSSLLPKGLIYEGVSETPMEFAGGSAAQSSIMQCFDALLGIQHTTENDEKSAKYLEEMRNYMPLPHKIFLEAVASHSSVRDFVSSSGDTQLKKAYNECVKALVHIRNYHLQVVNKYIITPSSEQESAKGQKSSDDEVKGTGGTHLLVFLRSVRDTTKQALLEES, translated from the exons ATGGATCTCCTGGAGAACCCATTAGAACACCCAGAGAAATTTCACATTTCAGAAGATTTGGGCTTTATTCTGGAAGATCCATTG GAGGAACTGCCTGATCGCTACCAGCTCTGGGTAAAGCTTGCAAAAAATCTGTCCTCTCTGGTGGAGAAAGGTCAATTTCGGAAAGAAGCTGAGCAG CTGCCAGAACTTAGTATTGATCAACTCCAAGAATACAAGGAACAGCGCCTCGCACATCTGGCACTGTCAGTCATCACCATGGGCTACGTGTGGCAAGACAATAATGTCAAAGAG GTGCTGCCCAGGAATATTGCTGTCCCTTTCTGTGATCTCTCAAAGAAACTCGGCTTACCTCCAATAATGGTGTATGCAGACTGTGTTTTGGCAAACTGGAAGAAAAAGGATCCCTTAGG GTCTATGACTTATGa CAACATGGACACTCTATTTGCATTTCCTGGTGGGGATTGCAGCAAAGGATTCTTCCTAGTTTCTTTACTGGTTGAAAAAGCAGCTGCTTCTGCGATGAAG ATAATTCCAGATATATTTGAAGCAGTCAGAAAAAAGAACTTGGAGTCCCTCAAAGAAAGTCTCCAATCTGTGGCCTCCTCTGTTTCTGAGGCACATAAAATGTTCCAACTTGTTCATG AACATGTGAATCCCAATGACTTTTTCAATGTTCTTCGTGTCTTCTTGGCTGG TTGGAAGAATAGCTCATTGTTGCCAAAGGGCCTGATATATGAAGGGGTGTCAGAGACACCCATGGAGTTCGCTGGGGGAAGTGCTGCCCAAAGCAGCATCATGCAGTGTTTTGATGCCCTGCTGGGGATCCAACATACCACTGAAAATG aTGAAAAGAGTGCTAAATACCTTGAGGAAATGAGGAACTACATGCCATTACCTCACAAGATCTTTCTTGAGGCAGTTGCCTCTCACTCATCTGTTAGAGATTTTGTCAGCTCCAGTGGTGATACTCAGCTGAAGAAGGCCTATAATGAATGTGTAAAGGCTCTAGTTCATATCAGGAACTATCATCTTCAAGTGGTGAACAAGTATATTATAACTCCATCAAGTGAACAGGAGAGTGCAAAAGGGCAGAAATCATCAGATGATGAGGTGAAAGGAACAGGTGGCACACACCTTTTGGTTTTCCTTAGGTCTGTAAGGGATACAACTAAGCAAGCTCTTTTGGAAGAGAGctaa